One window of the Gambusia affinis linkage group LG01, SWU_Gaff_1.0, whole genome shotgun sequence genome contains the following:
- the ampd1 gene encoding AMP deaminase 1 isoform X1, with protein MPKVQVPVQQKTDDNMRAFAEKVFASETKDEQVRDEISLFDVAEDCPILHQEMAHHLHADDNAEKRQRLQRSRTMAAPQAAAAPVVVDTPTYLEVPDFQRVAIMGDYAAGVTMDDFELSCKGLYRALTIREKYMRLAYQHFPRTASQFLRQIEGNTFKVEDEVQPVFNAPPKDGEDPLGTSDLLENLGYVARMKDGLMYVYNDAAAADKHQPKDLPHPDYNTFIDDMNFLIALIAQGPTKTYTHRRLKFLMSKFNVHEMLNEMEELKELKMNPHRDFYNCRKVDTHIHAAACMNQKHLLRFIKRSYRVDADRVVHNLKGREVTMRELFESLNLHPYDLTVDSLDVHAGRQTFQRFDKFNAKYNPVGASELRDLYLKTENHISGEYFATIIKEVASDLEDAKYQYAEPRLSIYGCNPNEWGKLSSWFVKHRVFSPNLKWMIQVPRIYDIFRGRNFVPHFGKMLENIFLPVFQATIDPQSNPELSIFLKHVTGFDSVDDESKHSGHMFSTKSPKPEEWDIVKNPSYTYYIYYMYANIAVLNQLRRQRGLNTFTFRPHCGEAGAVTHLLAAFMTADNISHGLNLKKSPVLQYLYFLTQIPIAMSPLSNNSLFLEYAKNPLLEFHQKGLMVSLSTDDPMQFHYTKEPLMEEYAIAAQVFKLSTCDMCEIARNSVLQSGLSHEEKIHFLGSDYQKEGPEGNDIRKTNVAQIRMAYRFETLWYELNLIKEGLKVE; from the exons ATGCCCAAAGTCCAGGTGCCAG TTCAACAGA AGACCGATGACAACATGAGGGCCTTCGCCGAGAAGGTTTTTGCATCGGAGACTAAAGACGAGCAGGTGCGAGATGAAATCTCCCTGTTTGATGTGGCTGAAGACTGTCCCATCCTTCACCAGGAGATGGCGCACCACCTACATGCCGATGATAACGCAGAGAAACG CCAAAGGCTTCAGCGCAGCCGTACAATGGCCGCCCCCCAGGCAGCTGCTGCCCCCGTGGTGGTGGACACCCCAACCTATCTGGAGGTCCCTGACTTCCAGAGAGTGGCCATCATGGGTGACTACGCTGCTGGG GTGACCATGGATGACTTTGAGTTGTCTTGTAAGGGTCTGTACCGTGCCTTAACCATCAGGGAGAAATACATGAGGCTAGCCTATCAGCACTTTCCCAGAACAGCCTCCCAGTTCCTGCGTCAGATAGAGGGAAACACGTTCAAAGTTGAAGATGAGGTCCAGCCAG TGTTCAATGCTCCTCCAAAAGATGGGGAGGACCCTTTGGGCACCTCAGACCTGCTAGAGAATCTTGGCTATGTGGCTCGTATGAAGGACGGCCTTATGTATGTGTACAACGAcgctgcagctgctgacaaGCATCAGCCCAAGGACCTGCCTCATCCAGACTACAACACCTTCattgatgacatgaacttccTCATCGCGCTGATTGCTCAGGGCCCAAC gaagACTTACACTCACAGGCGTCTGAAGTTCCTCATGTCCAAGTTCAATGTGCATGAGATGTTGAACGAAATGGAGGAGTTGAAGGAGTTGAAGATGAACCCCCACAGGGATTTCTACAATTGCAGGAAG GTGGACACCCACATCCATGCTGCTGCCTGCATGAACCAGAAGCATTTGCTGCGCTTCATCAAAAGGTCTTACCGTGTGGATGCTGACCGGGTGGTGCACAATCTTAAAGGGAGGGAGGTCACCATGAGGGAGTTGTTTGAATCCCTCAACCTGCATCCATACGACCTCACCGTGGACTCTTTGGACGTGCACGCT GGGAGACAAACATTCCAACGTTTCGATAAGTTCAATGCTAAGTACAATCCTGTAGGAGCCAGTGAGCTGCGGGACCTCTACCTGAAGACCGAAAATCACATCAGTGGGGAATATTTTGCCACTATTATTAAG GAAGTAGCCAGTGACCTTGAGGATGCCAAGTACCAGTATGCTGAGCCCCGTCTGTCTATCTATGGTTGTAATCCCAATGAGTGGGGTAAGCTCTCCAGTTGGTTTGTAAAGCACAGAGTCTTCTCCCCCAACCTCAAATGGATGATTCAAGTCCCCAGAATCTA TGACATCTTCAGAGGCAGGAACTTTGTACCTCACTTTGGCAAAATGTTGGAGAACATTTTCCTTCCCGTGTTTCAGGCCACCATTGATCCACAGTCCAACCCAGAGCTCAGCATCTTCCTTAAGCAT GTGACAGGATTTGACAGTGTGGATGATGAGTCCAAACACAGTGGCCACATGTTCTCCACAAAAAGTCCAAAACCAGAAGAGTGGGACATTGTCAAGAACCCCTCCTACACTTATTATATCTACTACATGTATGCCAACATTGCTGTTCTTAACCAGCTGCGTAG ACAGAGAGGATTGAACACGTTCACGTTCAGGCCTCACTGTGGTGAGGCTGGAGCCGTCACCCACTTACTGGCAGCCTTTATGACTGCTGACAACATCTCCCATGGTCTTAACCTCAAAAAG aGTCCAGTTCTCCAGTACTTGTACTTCTTGACCCAGATCCCAATCGCCATGTCCCCTCTTAGCAACAACAGCCTGTTCCTGGAGTATGCCAAGAACCCGCTACTGGAGTTTCACCAGAAAGGCTTGATGGTGTCTCTGTCCACTGACGACCCCATGCAGTTCCACTACACCAAG GAACCCCTAATGGAAGAGTATGCCATTGCAGCTCAGGTGTTCAAGCTAAGCACTTGTGACATGTGTGAGATTGCCAGGAATAGTGTGCTGCAGAGTGGCTTGTCTCATGAG GAAAAGATTCACTTCTTGGGTTCAGATTACCAGAAAGAAGGCCCAGAGGGTAACGACATCCGTAAAACCAACGTGGCTCAGATCCGCATGGCCTACCGTTTTGAGACGCTGTGGTATGAGCTCAACCTCATCAAGGAGGGCCTGAAGGTGGAGTGA
- the ampd1 gene encoding AMP deaminase 1 isoform X2 — translation MPKVQVPETDDNMRAFAEKVFASETKDEQVRDEISLFDVAEDCPILHQEMAHHLHADDNAEKRQRLQRSRTMAAPQAAAAPVVVDTPTYLEVPDFQRVAIMGDYAAGVTMDDFELSCKGLYRALTIREKYMRLAYQHFPRTASQFLRQIEGNTFKVEDEVQPVFNAPPKDGEDPLGTSDLLENLGYVARMKDGLMYVYNDAAAADKHQPKDLPHPDYNTFIDDMNFLIALIAQGPTKTYTHRRLKFLMSKFNVHEMLNEMEELKELKMNPHRDFYNCRKVDTHIHAAACMNQKHLLRFIKRSYRVDADRVVHNLKGREVTMRELFESLNLHPYDLTVDSLDVHAGRQTFQRFDKFNAKYNPVGASELRDLYLKTENHISGEYFATIIKEVASDLEDAKYQYAEPRLSIYGCNPNEWGKLSSWFVKHRVFSPNLKWMIQVPRIYDIFRGRNFVPHFGKMLENIFLPVFQATIDPQSNPELSIFLKHVTGFDSVDDESKHSGHMFSTKSPKPEEWDIVKNPSYTYYIYYMYANIAVLNQLRRQRGLNTFTFRPHCGEAGAVTHLLAAFMTADNISHGLNLKKSPVLQYLYFLTQIPIAMSPLSNNSLFLEYAKNPLLEFHQKGLMVSLSTDDPMQFHYTKEPLMEEYAIAAQVFKLSTCDMCEIARNSVLQSGLSHEEKIHFLGSDYQKEGPEGNDIRKTNVAQIRMAYRFETLWYELNLIKEGLKVE, via the exons ATGCCCAAAGTCCAGGTGCCAG AGACCGATGACAACATGAGGGCCTTCGCCGAGAAGGTTTTTGCATCGGAGACTAAAGACGAGCAGGTGCGAGATGAAATCTCCCTGTTTGATGTGGCTGAAGACTGTCCCATCCTTCACCAGGAGATGGCGCACCACCTACATGCCGATGATAACGCAGAGAAACG CCAAAGGCTTCAGCGCAGCCGTACAATGGCCGCCCCCCAGGCAGCTGCTGCCCCCGTGGTGGTGGACACCCCAACCTATCTGGAGGTCCCTGACTTCCAGAGAGTGGCCATCATGGGTGACTACGCTGCTGGG GTGACCATGGATGACTTTGAGTTGTCTTGTAAGGGTCTGTACCGTGCCTTAACCATCAGGGAGAAATACATGAGGCTAGCCTATCAGCACTTTCCCAGAACAGCCTCCCAGTTCCTGCGTCAGATAGAGGGAAACACGTTCAAAGTTGAAGATGAGGTCCAGCCAG TGTTCAATGCTCCTCCAAAAGATGGGGAGGACCCTTTGGGCACCTCAGACCTGCTAGAGAATCTTGGCTATGTGGCTCGTATGAAGGACGGCCTTATGTATGTGTACAACGAcgctgcagctgctgacaaGCATCAGCCCAAGGACCTGCCTCATCCAGACTACAACACCTTCattgatgacatgaacttccTCATCGCGCTGATTGCTCAGGGCCCAAC gaagACTTACACTCACAGGCGTCTGAAGTTCCTCATGTCCAAGTTCAATGTGCATGAGATGTTGAACGAAATGGAGGAGTTGAAGGAGTTGAAGATGAACCCCCACAGGGATTTCTACAATTGCAGGAAG GTGGACACCCACATCCATGCTGCTGCCTGCATGAACCAGAAGCATTTGCTGCGCTTCATCAAAAGGTCTTACCGTGTGGATGCTGACCGGGTGGTGCACAATCTTAAAGGGAGGGAGGTCACCATGAGGGAGTTGTTTGAATCCCTCAACCTGCATCCATACGACCTCACCGTGGACTCTTTGGACGTGCACGCT GGGAGACAAACATTCCAACGTTTCGATAAGTTCAATGCTAAGTACAATCCTGTAGGAGCCAGTGAGCTGCGGGACCTCTACCTGAAGACCGAAAATCACATCAGTGGGGAATATTTTGCCACTATTATTAAG GAAGTAGCCAGTGACCTTGAGGATGCCAAGTACCAGTATGCTGAGCCCCGTCTGTCTATCTATGGTTGTAATCCCAATGAGTGGGGTAAGCTCTCCAGTTGGTTTGTAAAGCACAGAGTCTTCTCCCCCAACCTCAAATGGATGATTCAAGTCCCCAGAATCTA TGACATCTTCAGAGGCAGGAACTTTGTACCTCACTTTGGCAAAATGTTGGAGAACATTTTCCTTCCCGTGTTTCAGGCCACCATTGATCCACAGTCCAACCCAGAGCTCAGCATCTTCCTTAAGCAT GTGACAGGATTTGACAGTGTGGATGATGAGTCCAAACACAGTGGCCACATGTTCTCCACAAAAAGTCCAAAACCAGAAGAGTGGGACATTGTCAAGAACCCCTCCTACACTTATTATATCTACTACATGTATGCCAACATTGCTGTTCTTAACCAGCTGCGTAG ACAGAGAGGATTGAACACGTTCACGTTCAGGCCTCACTGTGGTGAGGCTGGAGCCGTCACCCACTTACTGGCAGCCTTTATGACTGCTGACAACATCTCCCATGGTCTTAACCTCAAAAAG aGTCCAGTTCTCCAGTACTTGTACTTCTTGACCCAGATCCCAATCGCCATGTCCCCTCTTAGCAACAACAGCCTGTTCCTGGAGTATGCCAAGAACCCGCTACTGGAGTTTCACCAGAAAGGCTTGATGGTGTCTCTGTCCACTGACGACCCCATGCAGTTCCACTACACCAAG GAACCCCTAATGGAAGAGTATGCCATTGCAGCTCAGGTGTTCAAGCTAAGCACTTGTGACATGTGTGAGATTGCCAGGAATAGTGTGCTGCAGAGTGGCTTGTCTCATGAG GAAAAGATTCACTTCTTGGGTTCAGATTACCAGAAAGAAGGCCCAGAGGGTAACGACATCCGTAAAACCAACGTGGCTCAGATCCGCATGGCCTACCGTTTTGAGACGCTGTGGTATGAGCTCAACCTCATCAAGGAGGGCCTGAAGGTGGAGTGA
- the ampd1 gene encoding AMP deaminase 1 isoform X3 yields MPKVQVPVQQKTDDNMRAFAEKVFASETKDEQVRDEISLFDVAEDCPILHQEMAHHLHADDNAEKRQRLQRSRTMAAPQAAAAPVVVDTPTYLEVPDFQRVAIMGDYAAGVTMDDFELSCKGLYRALTIREKYMRLAYQHFPRTASQFLRQIEGNTFKVEDEVQPDGEDPLGTSDLLENLGYVARMKDGLMYVYNDAAAADKHQPKDLPHPDYNTFIDDMNFLIALIAQGPTKTYTHRRLKFLMSKFNVHEMLNEMEELKELKMNPHRDFYNCRKVDTHIHAAACMNQKHLLRFIKRSYRVDADRVVHNLKGREVTMRELFESLNLHPYDLTVDSLDVHAGRQTFQRFDKFNAKYNPVGASELRDLYLKTENHISGEYFATIIKEVASDLEDAKYQYAEPRLSIYGCNPNEWGKLSSWFVKHRVFSPNLKWMIQVPRIYDIFRGRNFVPHFGKMLENIFLPVFQATIDPQSNPELSIFLKHVTGFDSVDDESKHSGHMFSTKSPKPEEWDIVKNPSYTYYIYYMYANIAVLNQLRRQRGLNTFTFRPHCGEAGAVTHLLAAFMTADNISHGLNLKKSPVLQYLYFLTQIPIAMSPLSNNSLFLEYAKNPLLEFHQKGLMVSLSTDDPMQFHYTKEPLMEEYAIAAQVFKLSTCDMCEIARNSVLQSGLSHEEKIHFLGSDYQKEGPEGNDIRKTNVAQIRMAYRFETLWYELNLIKEGLKVE; encoded by the exons ATGCCCAAAGTCCAGGTGCCAG TTCAACAGA AGACCGATGACAACATGAGGGCCTTCGCCGAGAAGGTTTTTGCATCGGAGACTAAAGACGAGCAGGTGCGAGATGAAATCTCCCTGTTTGATGTGGCTGAAGACTGTCCCATCCTTCACCAGGAGATGGCGCACCACCTACATGCCGATGATAACGCAGAGAAACG CCAAAGGCTTCAGCGCAGCCGTACAATGGCCGCCCCCCAGGCAGCTGCTGCCCCCGTGGTGGTGGACACCCCAACCTATCTGGAGGTCCCTGACTTCCAGAGAGTGGCCATCATGGGTGACTACGCTGCTGGG GTGACCATGGATGACTTTGAGTTGTCTTGTAAGGGTCTGTACCGTGCCTTAACCATCAGGGAGAAATACATGAGGCTAGCCTATCAGCACTTTCCCAGAACAGCCTCCCAGTTCCTGCGTCAGATAGAGGGAAACACGTTCAAAGTTGAAGATGAGGTCCAGCCAG ATGGGGAGGACCCTTTGGGCACCTCAGACCTGCTAGAGAATCTTGGCTATGTGGCTCGTATGAAGGACGGCCTTATGTATGTGTACAACGAcgctgcagctgctgacaaGCATCAGCCCAAGGACCTGCCTCATCCAGACTACAACACCTTCattgatgacatgaacttccTCATCGCGCTGATTGCTCAGGGCCCAAC gaagACTTACACTCACAGGCGTCTGAAGTTCCTCATGTCCAAGTTCAATGTGCATGAGATGTTGAACGAAATGGAGGAGTTGAAGGAGTTGAAGATGAACCCCCACAGGGATTTCTACAATTGCAGGAAG GTGGACACCCACATCCATGCTGCTGCCTGCATGAACCAGAAGCATTTGCTGCGCTTCATCAAAAGGTCTTACCGTGTGGATGCTGACCGGGTGGTGCACAATCTTAAAGGGAGGGAGGTCACCATGAGGGAGTTGTTTGAATCCCTCAACCTGCATCCATACGACCTCACCGTGGACTCTTTGGACGTGCACGCT GGGAGACAAACATTCCAACGTTTCGATAAGTTCAATGCTAAGTACAATCCTGTAGGAGCCAGTGAGCTGCGGGACCTCTACCTGAAGACCGAAAATCACATCAGTGGGGAATATTTTGCCACTATTATTAAG GAAGTAGCCAGTGACCTTGAGGATGCCAAGTACCAGTATGCTGAGCCCCGTCTGTCTATCTATGGTTGTAATCCCAATGAGTGGGGTAAGCTCTCCAGTTGGTTTGTAAAGCACAGAGTCTTCTCCCCCAACCTCAAATGGATGATTCAAGTCCCCAGAATCTA TGACATCTTCAGAGGCAGGAACTTTGTACCTCACTTTGGCAAAATGTTGGAGAACATTTTCCTTCCCGTGTTTCAGGCCACCATTGATCCACAGTCCAACCCAGAGCTCAGCATCTTCCTTAAGCAT GTGACAGGATTTGACAGTGTGGATGATGAGTCCAAACACAGTGGCCACATGTTCTCCACAAAAAGTCCAAAACCAGAAGAGTGGGACATTGTCAAGAACCCCTCCTACACTTATTATATCTACTACATGTATGCCAACATTGCTGTTCTTAACCAGCTGCGTAG ACAGAGAGGATTGAACACGTTCACGTTCAGGCCTCACTGTGGTGAGGCTGGAGCCGTCACCCACTTACTGGCAGCCTTTATGACTGCTGACAACATCTCCCATGGTCTTAACCTCAAAAAG aGTCCAGTTCTCCAGTACTTGTACTTCTTGACCCAGATCCCAATCGCCATGTCCCCTCTTAGCAACAACAGCCTGTTCCTGGAGTATGCCAAGAACCCGCTACTGGAGTTTCACCAGAAAGGCTTGATGGTGTCTCTGTCCACTGACGACCCCATGCAGTTCCACTACACCAAG GAACCCCTAATGGAAGAGTATGCCATTGCAGCTCAGGTGTTCAAGCTAAGCACTTGTGACATGTGTGAGATTGCCAGGAATAGTGTGCTGCAGAGTGGCTTGTCTCATGAG GAAAAGATTCACTTCTTGGGTTCAGATTACCAGAAAGAAGGCCCAGAGGGTAACGACATCCGTAAAACCAACGTGGCTCAGATCCGCATGGCCTACCGTTTTGAGACGCTGTGGTATGAGCTCAACCTCATCAAGGAGGGCCTGAAGGTGGAGTGA
- the rassf11 gene encoding ras association domain-containing protein 8 isoform X1 translates to MEVKVYVKGISRVVCGVTEETTCQDVVLVLAQSLGQPGRYALREKFKDFERCMTPDERLLETLKKYGEQAKEVQLSLQHSGLSAWDEMGKVKVGRYQPCPPLRREDVGPKMRRGSGSLSLHRQSLPPLTCLREEVEQKKDALKTSRRKSLTLMEEAWEWLESFGKGKVYSTTCDKPRKKRIDKMGRASLDLSLFVTKDQSSRCTDRGQKSSKLDFDHQTSCCISNQTKEKSRRSKNTPEVKSDLSTSICVAVTEDEKNHLRDSIICQLLCLQDLQVQITNTDKQILDLKQKQKARRTKEEVQERLVAEEMEYINFWENELKAEESYEKDLQRQFLEMRAKVADCKAKLEEYRRKMQGLDFFGNLNVAQEDRRVLKAHDKVATKMSDSSKKEKKLEGSESSVEGNINRKFLPKEKHSTPHALVPPNQIRERRPTGPTELREWWKRWSEAQKAQSQDERKVIHRSELTIYLRSTKV, encoded by the exons ATGGAAGTGAAGGTGTATGTCAAAGGCATCTCACGTGTTGTGTGTGGAGTTACAGAGGAGACAACGTGTCAAGACGTGGTACTAGTGTTGGCTCAATCCCTTG GGCAGCCAGGACGCTACGCCTTGCGAGAGAAGTTCAAAGACTTTGAGCGGTGCATGACTCCCGATGAACGACTTCTGGAGACATTGAAGAAGTACGGTGAGCAGGCCAAGGAGGTCCAGCTCAGTCTCCAACACAGTGGCCTCTCTGCTTGGGATGAAATGGGCAAAGTGAAAGTTGGCAGATACCAGCCTTGTCCGCCACTGAGACGGGAAGACGTTGGGCCCAAAATGCGGAGAGGCAGCGGCTCCCTAAGCTTGCACCGCCAAAGTTTGCCTCCATTGACCTGTTTGAGAGAAGAGGTTGAGCAGAAGAAAGACGCCCTGAAGACATCTAGAAGAAAGTCTCTGACTCTCATGGAGGAGGCCTGGGAATGGCTGGAAAGTTTTGGCAAAGGAAAGGTATACAGTACAACGTGTGACAAGCCAAGGAAGAAGAGGATTGATAAAATGGGACGGGCCTCTTTGGATTTGTCCCTTTTTGTCACAAAAGATCAAAGCAGCAGATGTACAGACAGAGGtcagaaaagttcaaaattaGACTTTGACCATCAAACATCCTGCTGCATCAGCAATCAGACCAAGGAGAAAAGCAGGCGCTCAAAGAATACCCCAGAGGTAAAATCTGACCTGAGCACCTCAATCTGCGTAGCGGTAACCGAAGATGAGAAAAATCACCTTAGAGATTCAATCATATGCCAGCTGCTGTGCTTGCAGGATTTACAAGTCCAGataacaaacacagacaaacagatTTTGGACCtcaagcagaagcagaaagcCAGAAGAACCAAAGAAGAAGTCCAGGAGAGGCTTGTGGCTGAGGAGATGGAATACATCAACTTTTGGGAGAATGAATTGAAAGCAGAGGAGAGTTATGAGAAAGATTTGCAGCGTCAGTTCCTCGAGATGAGAGCCAAAGTTGCAGATTGCAAAGCTAAACTGGAGGAGTATAGGCGCAAAATGCAGGGCTTGGATTTTTTTGGCAATCTGAACGTTGCTCAAGAAGACCGGAGGGTTTTAAAAGCTCACGACAAAGTCGCAACCAAGATGTCCGACAgctcaaaaaaggaaaaaaaactagaagGATCCGAGTCCAGTGTGGAAGGAAACATCAACAGGAAGTTCTTGCCCAAAGAAAAGCACAGCACCCCTCATGCTCTAGTTCCTCCAAATCAGATAAGAGAGCGGCGGCCCACAGGACCCACCGAGCTGAGGGAGTGGTGGAAGCGCTGGTCAGAAGCTCAAAAAGCTCAATCCCAGGATGAAAGGAAGGTGATTCACCGCTCTGAGCTCACCATTTACCTGAGGAGTACCAAGGTTTAG
- the rassf11 gene encoding ras association domain-containing protein 8 isoform X2: MTPDERLLETLKKYGEQAKEVQLSLQHSGLSAWDEMGKVKVGRYQPCPPLRREDVGPKMRRGSGSLSLHRQSLPPLTCLREEVEQKKDALKTSRRKSLTLMEEAWEWLESFGKGKVYSTTCDKPRKKRIDKMGRASLDLSLFVTKDQSSRCTDRGQKSSKLDFDHQTSCCISNQTKEKSRRSKNTPEVKSDLSTSICVAVTEDEKNHLRDSIICQLLCLQDLQVQITNTDKQILDLKQKQKARRTKEEVQERLVAEEMEYINFWENELKAEESYEKDLQRQFLEMRAKVADCKAKLEEYRRKMQGLDFFGNLNVAQEDRRVLKAHDKVATKMSDSSKKEKKLEGSESSVEGNINRKFLPKEKHSTPHALVPPNQIRERRPTGPTELREWWKRWSEAQKAQSQDERKVIHRSELTIYLRSTKV; the protein is encoded by the coding sequence ATGACTCCCGATGAACGACTTCTGGAGACATTGAAGAAGTACGGTGAGCAGGCCAAGGAGGTCCAGCTCAGTCTCCAACACAGTGGCCTCTCTGCTTGGGATGAAATGGGCAAAGTGAAAGTTGGCAGATACCAGCCTTGTCCGCCACTGAGACGGGAAGACGTTGGGCCCAAAATGCGGAGAGGCAGCGGCTCCCTAAGCTTGCACCGCCAAAGTTTGCCTCCATTGACCTGTTTGAGAGAAGAGGTTGAGCAGAAGAAAGACGCCCTGAAGACATCTAGAAGAAAGTCTCTGACTCTCATGGAGGAGGCCTGGGAATGGCTGGAAAGTTTTGGCAAAGGAAAGGTATACAGTACAACGTGTGACAAGCCAAGGAAGAAGAGGATTGATAAAATGGGACGGGCCTCTTTGGATTTGTCCCTTTTTGTCACAAAAGATCAAAGCAGCAGATGTACAGACAGAGGtcagaaaagttcaaaattaGACTTTGACCATCAAACATCCTGCTGCATCAGCAATCAGACCAAGGAGAAAAGCAGGCGCTCAAAGAATACCCCAGAGGTAAAATCTGACCTGAGCACCTCAATCTGCGTAGCGGTAACCGAAGATGAGAAAAATCACCTTAGAGATTCAATCATATGCCAGCTGCTGTGCTTGCAGGATTTACAAGTCCAGataacaaacacagacaaacagatTTTGGACCtcaagcagaagcagaaagcCAGAAGAACCAAAGAAGAAGTCCAGGAGAGGCTTGTGGCTGAGGAGATGGAATACATCAACTTTTGGGAGAATGAATTGAAAGCAGAGGAGAGTTATGAGAAAGATTTGCAGCGTCAGTTCCTCGAGATGAGAGCCAAAGTTGCAGATTGCAAAGCTAAACTGGAGGAGTATAGGCGCAAAATGCAGGGCTTGGATTTTTTTGGCAATCTGAACGTTGCTCAAGAAGACCGGAGGGTTTTAAAAGCTCACGACAAAGTCGCAACCAAGATGTCCGACAgctcaaaaaaggaaaaaaaactagaagGATCCGAGTCCAGTGTGGAAGGAAACATCAACAGGAAGTTCTTGCCCAAAGAAAAGCACAGCACCCCTCATGCTCTAGTTCCTCCAAATCAGATAAGAGAGCGGCGGCCCACAGGACCCACCGAGCTGAGGGAGTGGTGGAAGCGCTGGTCAGAAGCTCAAAAAGCTCAATCCCAGGATGAAAGGAAGGTGATTCACCGCTCTGAGCTCACCATTTACCTGAGGAGTACCAAGGTTTAG